Part of the Nocardia farcinica genome, GGCACGGCGGAGAGGCGGAAGATCTCGTAGGAGTTGCTTCCGACCTCGAGGGTGCCCTTGGCGCCGAAAGTATCGATACTTGTCGTCACGTCAGCTCCACTCGTCGGTGAGGGTGGGTCACCGGCGGGGCTGTGCCGGTGACTCGAGTCTTTGGAGGGGCTCCGGCCACTGGGAGTGCCGGTTCCTCGCGCCACGACCCTAACAGTACGCTTGTCCTGTGAAACGTGCGGGGTGCGGTCGGCGTGGCGTGGGCGAACACCCGGTGACCGCGTGACGTACTGTGCTCTGGCAGTGTTGGATGCCCGCCGCCGCGCACATCGGTGACGTGGCTGGACAGACCGGATGGAAGATGGCCCCCTCGCACACCTCGGTTTTCTCCCCGCTCGCCGCGGAACTGCCGCCCACCGTCGACGCGAACACCCTGGAGTCGATCAAGGAGGACGTCGCCGACAACCATGTGGCGGCGCCGAAGGGCAAGGACCAGTCCGGACTCGAGGCGATCGTGGCCGAAGCGCGAGCCGAGGGCATCCCGCTGAGCATCGTGGTGATTCCCGGCAATCCCGGTCACGACTCCAATCTACGGGACCTGGCCACCGAGGTCGGCAAGACCGAGCAGGGCACCGTGGTGGTCCTCAGTGACGACTGGGTGGGCACCTACAGCGATTCGATCAGCCGGGTCAAGCTCGAGTGGGCCGAGGACGCGGCCAAGAGCAAACAGGGCAACTCGGTGGAGGCCGCGCGCATCTTCGTCGACCGGCTCGAACAGCCGGAGACCTTCTCCTGGACCGCCATCACCGGTGTGCTCATCGCGGGCACCGCGCTGGCGGTGGCAGGTCTCCATCTGATCAAGGCGCGCCGCGCCGCCGCGCAGGAGCGGCCCGCCGTCGCCGAGCGGGACACCGCGACCATCGCCTGATTCTCGACCGGCGCCACGTCCGCCGGGGAGTTTTCCAGACGGTCGGTATGTTTTCCGGCAGCAAACCCGAACTCGTATCCGGCTAATGCCCGGCAACGCACGAATTACCCGGCTGTGATTCTGTTACCAGAGTTCTCACGGAGCATAAAGTGTCGTACGGTTCGAGTGATCGCCGATGGGGAACAAGTGGTAGCAGAGCTATCCGCCGACGGATGAGCTGGGAGGTCCCCGGTGGGGCTCGTGAGGCGAGGCCGGATTCGAGTCCTTGGAGGTGCGATGCGCGAGAGCCGCCGTGCGGGTCAGCGATCGAAGCTGTGGGTCGCCGTGGGGTTGCTGATCTGCACCGCATTGGTCGTGTCGGCCGGACCGGGTACCGCCGTACCGCCCCCGCCGCCGAATCCGAGTGACGGACAGATCGCCGACGCGGGCGCCCGCGTCGAGGCCGGGATCGGCGAGGTGGGTGCCCTGATCAACCAGGTCGCCGACGTCGAACACCAGCTGCGCGAACTCGACGATGCGGTCGCGGTGCGCCGCGAGGAGGTCAACAAGGCGCTGGTGGACCTGCAGAACGCGCGCGCGGCCGCCGACGCGGCCGCCGCCCGCGTCGAGACCACCCAGCGCGATCTGGCCACGGCGGGCGAGGAGGTCGCCAGGGCCCGGCACAATTTCGACGACTTCGCCACCCGCGCCTACACCCGGCCCGCGTCCGGCTCGATGGTGACCTACCTGGCCGCCGCCACCCCCACCGGCGCCATCGACCGCTCCGAGGTGCTCGGACTGGTGTCGAAGAACCAGCAGCAGGTGCTCGACGCGCTGCGCCGCGCCCAGATCGAACAGGGCAACCGCAATTCCGATGCGCGCGAAGCCAAATCGCTGGCTGATGCCGCGGCGGCGGCCGCCGAGCAGAAGAAGGCCGAGGCGGAGAGCGCGGTGGCCGCCGCCAAGGCCGCCCTCGACAGCGAGACCGTGCGCCGCGACGGCCTGCTCCGCGAACGCGACGCGGCCCAGTCCCGTCTGGACGCCGCGCGCGCGAACGTGCAAGGGCTACAGAACCAGCGCGAGGCCTATCAGGCCTGGGACGCGCAACGCCGCGCCGAGGAGGCCGAGGCGATCCGG contains:
- a CDS encoding Rv1476 family membrane protein, giving the protein MAPSHTSVFSPLAAELPPTVDANTLESIKEDVADNHVAAPKGKDQSGLEAIVAEARAEGIPLSIVVIPGNPGHDSNLRDLATEVGKTEQGTVVVLSDDWVGTYSDSISRVKLEWAEDAAKSKQGNSVEAARIFVDRLEQPETFSWTAITGVLIAGTALAVAGLHLIKARRAAAQERPAVAERDTATIA
- a CDS encoding Nfa34810 family invasin, which encodes MRESRRAGQRSKLWVAVGLLICTALVVSAGPGTAVPPPPPNPSDGQIADAGARVEAGIGEVGALINQVADVEHQLRELDDAVAVRREEVNKALVDLQNARAAADAAAARVETTQRDLATAGEEVARARHNFDDFATRAYTRPASGSMVTYLAAATPTGAIDRSEVLGLVSKNQQQVLDALRRAQIEQGNRNSDAREAKSLADAAAAAAEQKKAEAESAVAAAKAALDSETVRRDGLLRERDAAQSRLDAARANVQGLQNQREAYQAWDAQRRAEEAEAIRVAAAAAAARAAADQAARERAAQLGEGKRPHTELEDAPAPKKSTTPKPSSPSVSGSAAVEVVVDRALSQLGVTYAWGGGDEDGPTLGIRDGGVADSYGDYNKVGFDCSGLMVYAFAGIGVSLPHYSGYQYNAGTRVPLAQKARGDMLFWGPGGSQHVALYLGDGKMVEAPRSGDVVKVSPVREDGIMPYAVRIVTS